A stretch of the Pseudalkalibacillus hwajinpoensis genome encodes the following:
- a CDS encoding Na(+)/H(+) antiporter subunit B, producing MKGTNDLILKTTTTIIVFIILGFSIYLFFAGHNAPGGGFIGGLMTAGALVLLYISYGFKTMNKVIRIDFKNFIPIGLLIAVLTGVGSFLFGQPFLSQTDAYFELPILGHSHLATAMLFDLGVYFTVVGVTMTIILSIAADEGEEELSKVNG from the coding sequence GTGAAGGGGACAAATGACCTTATACTTAAAACGACGACAACGATTATCGTCTTTATTATTCTAGGATTTTCAATATACTTATTCTTCGCTGGTCATAATGCGCCTGGTGGAGGTTTCATCGGAGGACTTATGACGGCGGGCGCTCTGGTGCTTCTTTATATCTCTTATGGCTTTAAAACCATGAATAAGGTCATCCGCATTGATTTTAAGAACTTTATTCCGATCGGTCTTCTGATTGCTGTTCTCACTGGCGTCGGTTCCTTTCTTTTTGGACAACCGTTCTTGAGTCAGACAGACGCGTACTTTGAGCTTCCGATTCTCGGTCATTCTCACCTCGCGACAGCAATGTTATTTGATCTAGGTGTTTATTTTACGGTTGTCGGTGTTACGATGACGATTATTTTAAGCATCGCGGCAGATGAAGGCGAAGAAGAACTTTCTAAAGTAAATGGTTAA
- a CDS encoding CcdC family protein, translating to MLILSTVVGAMMALAMVVIRLKASKKPATIRKIILPPFFMATGFLMFVVPDARVPWYEAIEALSVGAAFSLLLIRTSKFEIKDDQIYLTRSKAFAFILIGLLLVRIVFKLIIGESIPVLQTSSLFFVLAFGMIVPWRISMYYQFKKTERSRGHSGRLHQTLL from the coding sequence ATGCTGATTTTAAGTACAGTTGTTGGAGCTATGATGGCTCTTGCGATGGTAGTAATCAGGTTGAAAGCTTCAAAAAAACCTGCAACGATAAGGAAAATAATACTTCCGCCCTTTTTTATGGCAACTGGTTTTTTGATGTTCGTTGTTCCGGATGCTAGGGTTCCGTGGTACGAAGCGATTGAAGCGCTATCAGTTGGAGCGGCTTTTTCGTTGTTATTGATTCGGACTTCTAAGTTTGAGATTAAAGATGACCAAATTTATTTAACCCGTTCAAAAGCTTTTGCGTTTATTTTGATCGGCTTACTTCTAGTGCGAATCGTTTTTAAACTAATTATTGGGGAGTCAATCCCTGTGCTTCAAACAAGCTCGCTTTTCTTCGTATTAGCGTTTGGTATGATCGTTCCATGGAGAATTTCGATGTATTATCAATTTAAGAAAACGGAACGAAGCCGAGGACACAGTGGTCGACTTCATCAAACATTACTCTAA
- a CDS encoding DUF2621 domain-containing protein: protein MAGWFQWFIVGWTVILISLIAIGGFFMFRKFLKRLPKEDGKSTLDWQEHYIEQTKHMWSNDQKKLLDELVAPVPELFRDIAKYKIAGTIGELALKEKAKDMSQDLIIRGYIIATPKRDHKWLVKKLNEKRIDMSPYHHLLQ, encoded by the coding sequence TTGGCAGGATGGTTTCAATGGTTTATCGTTGGATGGACAGTGATCTTAATTTCACTAATTGCAATTGGTGGATTCTTTATGTTTCGGAAGTTTCTAAAGCGCCTTCCAAAAGAAGATGGCAAATCAACTCTTGACTGGCAAGAGCACTACATTGAACAAACGAAGCATATGTGGAGCAATGATCAAAAAAAGTTATTAGACGAACTAGTCGCACCTGTGCCTGAATTGTTTCGAGATATTGCTAAGTATAAGATTGCAGGAACAATTGGCGAGCTTGCGTTAAAAGAAAAAGCGAAAGATATGTCTCAAGACTTAATAATTCGAGGGTATATTATCGCTACTCCGAAACGAGATCACAAATGGCTCGTGAAAAAATTAAATGAAAAGCGAATTGATATGAGCCCCTATCATCATTTGCTTCAATAA
- a CDS encoding DUF4183 domain-containing protein, whose translation MALQIMKIVANVTTTVATTPDTQRFFYNTTSLITGATTLTIDAADFFDDTGATVTTLPTLNTDNSYFNVYVNGVLQMQDLSTYTPGATGVGELAFDVPAATSLLLNTPIVVEVVNFTPSSSSTIET comes from the coding sequence ATGGCCTTACAAATCATGAAAATTGTAGCTAACGTGACGACTACTGTTGCGACTACTCCTGATACCCAACGTTTTTTCTATAACACAACTAGCTTAATTACTGGCGCAACCACCCTAACAATTGATGCGGCAGATTTCTTTGATGATACAGGAGCTACGGTAACAACTTTACCTACACTAAATACAGACAATAGCTACTTTAACGTATATGTAAATGGTGTCTTACAAATGCAGGACCTCTCAACTTATACACCAGGAGCTACAGGTGTCGGAGAGTTAGCATTCGACGTTCCTGCCGCTACATCCCTATTATTAAACACCCCTATCGTCGTCGAAGTAGTCAACTTCACACCTTCATCATCCTCTACGATTGAAACGTAA
- a CDS encoding DUF4183 domain-containing protein, protein MINKRRSDRYNNPKIMLPTINSKTFRLKLPAKVRVYEYFAIANGYQKTFTDKDAVKGYKNHRILSYKDVSFMNLFINAVLQPEMNYKVDEGILILLTEDAPIEGATIILQMIKV, encoded by the coding sequence GTGATAAATAAGAGGAGAAGCGATCGCTACAACAATCCTAAAATTATGCTACCCACTATAAATTCGAAAACATTCAGATTGAAGCTTCCGGCGAAGGTGAGAGTTTACGAATACTTTGCTATTGCAAATGGATATCAAAAAACCTTTACAGACAAAGACGCCGTAAAAGGGTATAAAAATCATAGAATTTTATCGTATAAAGATGTTTCCTTCATGAATTTATTTATCAATGCGGTGCTGCAACCTGAAATGAATTATAAAGTAGATGAGGGGATTTTAATACTTTTGACAGAAGATGCGCCAATTGAAGGAGCGACCATTATCTTGCAAATGATCAAAGTATAA
- the selB gene encoding selenocysteine-specific translation elongation factor: protein MNYYTIGLAGHIDHGKTTLTGALTGIDTDRLKEEKERNISIEPGFAPFHLSDDMNVSIIDVPGHERFIRQMIAGVAGIDLVVPVVAADEGVMPQTREHLEILSLLGIERSIIAITKADMVDDEMLHLVKEDILEYIKGTGFEGSPLHFVDGKSGRGIEELKESIRTCLKDVPSRNKAGALRLPIDQIFTLQGHGTIARGTIFDGEIQEGELVTLLPDRVTARVRQVQTHSQKVDRAFAGQRVAVNLTGPNKQELTRGQVIVNSNHYAVSTTIDLSFTKALTMSYDLKQRSEVTVHIGTAEVRGTIVYFDRNILEPGDREDLFCQLRLHDPVTAKKGDRVILRRPSPVETIGGGSILNVAGEKYKFGSETIAKFEQMVKGTPVEQLVQILEQEHLLSKEQVMQQIGLNEKSFQQLIDDPEIVGVDNGVTSKDVLTRIVEAIHNFVQGYHDHFPMRKGPRKAEVVQNLKKTYPKKVIEVALQTELKEDMVQTGPFLSMTGFEPMMPDAWKTRMTQVLKKLLEQGVNVSPIDRLIEGQQIPDSHHAELKNFLLEEEIAVKLTDDLYVHKENWSRIVRDLKEGTDKSFTLQQAKDILNVSRKYLVPILERLDEESYTIRKDQERYWRLEK, encoded by the coding sequence GTGAACTATTATACAATTGGTCTAGCTGGACACATTGATCATGGAAAAACAACGTTGACAGGAGCGTTAACAGGGATCGATACAGATCGTTTAAAAGAGGAAAAAGAACGAAACATTTCAATAGAACCAGGTTTTGCTCCATTTCATTTATCTGATGATATGAACGTATCAATTATCGATGTTCCGGGGCATGAACGGTTCATTCGTCAAATGATCGCGGGAGTTGCAGGGATAGATCTTGTTGTTCCAGTTGTAGCTGCGGATGAAGGGGTTATGCCTCAGACGAGAGAGCATTTGGAGATTTTATCGTTGCTGGGGATTGAACGATCGATTATTGCGATTACTAAAGCAGACATGGTAGACGATGAGATGCTTCATCTTGTTAAGGAGGATATCCTTGAATACATAAAGGGAACCGGATTTGAAGGATCACCACTTCATTTCGTCGATGGCAAGAGTGGGCGAGGTATTGAGGAGTTGAAAGAGAGTATTCGTACCTGTTTAAAGGATGTTCCTTCGAGAAATAAAGCAGGAGCGCTAAGGTTACCGATTGATCAGATTTTCACGCTACAAGGTCACGGGACAATTGCGAGAGGCACGATCTTTGATGGGGAAATTCAAGAAGGAGAACTCGTTACACTGTTGCCAGACCGTGTAACTGCTAGAGTAAGACAAGTCCAGACACACAGTCAGAAAGTGGACAGGGCTTTTGCTGGCCAGAGGGTAGCAGTTAATCTAACAGGACCTAATAAGCAAGAATTGACGAGAGGACAGGTGATTGTTAATTCTAATCACTATGCCGTTTCAACTACTATCGACCTTTCATTCACCAAAGCACTCACGATGTCCTATGACTTGAAACAGCGATCAGAAGTAACGGTTCATATCGGAACCGCTGAAGTACGTGGAACGATTGTGTATTTTGATCGGAACATTCTTGAGCCTGGAGACCGAGAAGATCTATTTTGTCAGCTTCGGTTACATGATCCCGTGACAGCAAAGAAAGGAGACCGCGTCATCCTTAGACGCCCTTCCCCGGTTGAGACGATTGGTGGAGGAAGCATCTTAAATGTAGCGGGAGAAAAATACAAATTTGGCTCAGAGACAATTGCGAAGTTTGAGCAGATGGTGAAAGGAACGCCAGTCGAACAGCTTGTTCAGATTCTTGAACAAGAGCACCTATTATCAAAGGAACAAGTGATGCAACAAATTGGTTTAAATGAAAAATCCTTTCAACAGCTTATTGATGATCCGGAAATTGTAGGTGTCGACAATGGCGTTACATCTAAAGACGTTTTAACACGGATCGTTGAAGCCATTCACAACTTTGTACAGGGCTATCATGATCACTTTCCGATGCGGAAAGGACCACGCAAAGCGGAGGTCGTTCAAAATTTGAAAAAAACTTATCCTAAAAAAGTAATTGAAGTCGCCCTTCAAACAGAGCTGAAAGAAGATATGGTACAAACAGGGCCATTTCTATCAATGACTGGTTTTGAACCTATGATGCCTGATGCCTGGAAAACACGTATGACCCAGGTGTTAAAGAAGTTACTTGAACAGGGTGTGAATGTTTCACCGATCGATCGCTTGATCGAGGGTCAACAAATCCCAGATTCCCATCACGCTGAATTGAAGAATTTCTTATTAGAAGAGGAAATCGCGGTGAAATTAACAGATGACTTATATGTTCACAAAGAAAATTGGAGTCGCATTGTGCGAGATTTAAAGGAAGGCACTGATAAATCCTTCACTCTACAACAGGCTAAAGACATTCTGAATGTTAGCCGTAAATATCTAGTGCCGATTCTTGAGCGGCTTGATGAAGAGAGCTACACAATAAGAAAAGACCAGGAAAGATATTGGAGATTAGAGAAATAG